Proteins encoded in a region of the Marinomonas maritima genome:
- a CDS encoding SPOR domain-containing protein produces the protein MGMSKKLIVVIAGLSLGACSSTGDKNTFMAYGDLQDKVRAHDEQWQSIQPKLDRIDALEAELAALKQGDNPAMPADSMSSNDNIMADESMAAMNVAPAVTAAPLDDPGKTMAMAETPKKQAKMMNAAPVVAAPLVNQEQEYGVQVASYGNRDEAVRGWKVLLKDYPTSFDGLIPLVNEKEVKGRTMYQLKVGPFVEKSFSAHFCKMLKEKGKDCLVTQYNGETFAAY, from the coding sequence ATGGGAATGTCCAAAAAACTGATTGTTGTTATAGCGGGATTATCATTAGGTGCTTGTTCCTCTACGGGCGATAAAAATACCTTTATGGCCTATGGTGATTTACAAGATAAAGTTCGCGCTCATGATGAGCAATGGCAGTCCATACAGCCGAAGCTGGATAGGATTGATGCTCTGGAAGCAGAACTTGCAGCGTTAAAGCAAGGCGATAATCCTGCAATGCCAGCGGATTCCATGTCCAGTAATGACAACATAATGGCAGACGAAAGTATGGCTGCGATGAACGTGGCACCTGCGGTGACGGCAGCGCCGTTAGACGATCCAGGTAAGACGATGGCAATGGCAGAAACACCCAAAAAACAGGCTAAGATGATGAATGCCGCGCCTGTTGTGGCAGCGCCATTGGTCAATCAAGAGCAAGAGTATGGCGTTCAAGTTGCGTCCTATGGAAACCGTGATGAAGCCGTTCGTGGCTGGAAAGTATTATTAAAAGATTATCCAACGTCTTTTGATGGTCTCATTCCGTTGGTCAATGAAAAAGAAGTCAAAGGCCGCACTATGTATCAATTAAAAGTCGGTCCATTTGTGGAAAAATCGTTTAGTGCTCATTTCTGCAAAATGCTGAAAGAAAAGGGCAAGGATTGTTTAGTGACTCAATATAATGGTGAAACGTTCGCCGCTTACTAG
- a CDS encoding YdgA family protein has protein sequence MKKTLAVLVFTLVAACIVTPKTIAPTYQEKMADIVSNINNAPGYTAKIVSTNAAWFGAENKVLVSFDTAQIDPALQGEKLEAELVIETHYGPLLFSRNGIFGLYETDIRFVGETLRNELSWDESLPLYQLSVLGGFTGNFKLADTIPAFSNPTNTFTFSGYAGKGEMSDKEFIYEGVLDQIDVDDVYNPTKAEGLTVSVELNADLETIMKGGFYDSMMDLSLDKLTLGMDTELSGITIGLSSTLDRDTQLGSLEIGYFIKEVVYEGFTASDLALVTELDNLSNKFFLDYKSFSDSLLAETNSPDSIYGALFVFMQDNIDELLTAKPEFNITDFSGTFPEGSFSASLTSKLADISTPTIDELTIPEFWLYNAIVAANIEADEALVRSLAERFIADKMRAPVTAPEVKQQAQIIIAGLIQQGLMKLENDKYLSEITIEEGQGEIYGMTFPLM, from the coding sequence GTGAAAAAAACACTTGCTGTGCTCGTTTTCACGCTTGTCGCTGCTTGCATCGTCACGCCTAAAACCATTGCACCGACTTACCAAGAAAAAATGGCTGATATTGTCTCAAATATCAACAATGCTCCAGGTTATACCGCTAAAATAGTCTCAACAAACGCAGCATGGTTCGGCGCTGAAAATAAGGTTTTAGTGAGCTTTGATACCGCTCAGATTGACCCTGCACTTCAAGGTGAAAAGCTTGAAGCTGAGTTGGTTATTGAAACGCATTACGGTCCACTTTTATTTTCTCGCAACGGTATTTTTGGCCTGTATGAAACAGACATTCGGTTTGTCGGCGAGACACTACGAAATGAACTTAGCTGGGATGAAAGCCTGCCTTTGTACCAGCTTTCAGTGCTTGGCGGCTTCACTGGTAACTTCAAGCTGGCAGACACCATTCCCGCTTTTAGCAATCCTACAAACACCTTCACATTCAGCGGTTACGCTGGCAAAGGCGAAATGAGTGACAAAGAATTCATTTACGAAGGGGTACTGGATCAAATCGATGTAGACGATGTCTATAACCCAACTAAAGCAGAAGGACTTACCGTATCCGTTGAATTAAATGCAGATTTAGAAACCATTATGAAAGGTGGTTTTTACGACAGCATGATGGACCTTAGCTTAGATAAGCTTACGTTAGGAATGGACACAGAACTGTCTGGTATCACAATAGGATTGAGTTCCACTTTAGACCGTGACACTCAGCTTGGCAGTCTTGAAATTGGTTACTTCATTAAAGAAGTTGTATATGAAGGGTTCACCGCCAGTGACCTCGCTTTGGTTACGGAACTCGACAATCTAAGCAATAAGTTCTTCCTTGATTACAAAAGCTTCTCTGATAGCTTATTAGCTGAGACCAACTCACCTGATTCCATCTACGGTGCCTTATTTGTCTTCATGCAGGACAACATTGATGAATTACTGACAGCAAAACCAGAGTTCAACATTACTGATTTTAGCGGTACGTTTCCTGAAGGCAGCTTCAGTGCAAGCCTCACTAGCAAGCTTGCCGACATAAGTACGCCGACTATTGATGAGTTAACCATTCCAGAGTTTTGGCTATACAACGCCATAGTAGCAGCAAATATTGAAGCCGATGAAGCCTTAGTGAGAAGTCTGGCTGAACGATTCATTGCGGATAAAATGCGGGCGCCTGTTACCGCGCCAGAAGTGAAACAACAAGCTCAAATAATCATCGCCGGTTTAATACAACAAGGTTTGATGAAGTTGGAAAACGACAAGTATCTAAGTGAAATTACCATCGAAGAAGGTCAGGGAGAAATCTACGGAATGACCTTTCCTTTAATGTAA